In Apilactobacillus bombintestini, one genomic interval encodes:
- the nrdE gene encoding class 1b ribonucleoside-diphosphate reductase subunit alpha: MSLKDLKDVTYYDLNNEINIPKDNKIQLDKDKEALEAFIKENVKPNLKTFGSLKERFHFLVENDYLEAGFIKKYNFSFIEKLYDYLKSQNFHFKSFMAAYKFYAQYALKTNDGNYYLEQYIDRVATNALFFADGNEELAMNLADEIIHQRYQPATPSFLNAGRKRRGEFVSCFLIQPTDNMNTIGRTINSALQLSRIGGGVGINLSNLRAAGDPIKHIEGAASGVVPVMKLLEDSFSYSNQLGQRQGAGAVYLSVFHPDIVSFLSAKKENADEKIRVKTLSLAVTVPDKFYELAKNDEDMYLFSPYDVERIYGKPFSYVDITKEYDNMVNNDEIKKTKISARELETDISKLQQESGYPYIINIDTANRDNPIDGKIVMSNLCSEIMQVQEPSTVDNQQHYTDLGTDVSCNLGSTNIVNLMASPDFGKSVDSMVRALTFVTDHSHIDVVPSIQNGNDLSHSIGLGGMGLHSFLAKNKIQYGSDEAIEFTGVYFMLLNYWTLVASNKIATERNQTFHNFDKSKYADGSYFDKYINKSWGPKSDVVKSLFDGIFIPQPSDWEALKKNVMEHGLYHQNRMAVAPNGSISYINDSTASLHPIISKIEERYESKTGKIYYPAPYLSNDTIKYYQSAYDIDMRKVIDTYAAAQEHVDQSLSLTLFMRSTIPEGLYEWKDGRTNKMTTRDLTILRNYAHARGIKSLYYVRTYTDDNQEVGVNECESCSI; the protein is encoded by the coding sequence ATGTCGTTAAAAGATTTGAAGGATGTAACCTATTACGATTTGAATAATGAGATTAACATTCCAAAGGATAACAAAATCCAATTGGATAAGGATAAAGAAGCGCTCGAAGCCTTTATCAAAGAAAATGTTAAGCCTAATTTGAAAACTTTTGGTTCTCTAAAAGAAAGATTCCACTTCTTAGTAGAAAATGACTACTTAGAAGCTGGATTCATAAAAAAATACAATTTTTCTTTCATTGAAAAATTGTATGACTACCTAAAGAGCCAAAACTTTCATTTCAAATCATTTATGGCTGCTTACAAGTTTTATGCTCAATACGCTTTAAAGACAAATGATGGTAATTATTACCTAGAACAATACATTGATCGTGTTGCTACTAATGCTTTGTTCTTTGCAGATGGTAATGAAGAATTAGCTATGAATTTAGCTGATGAAATCATTCACCAAAGATATCAACCTGCCACCCCTTCTTTCTTAAATGCAGGAAGAAAACGTCGTGGTGAATTTGTATCATGTTTCTTAATTCAACCTACTGATAATATGAATACTATTGGTAGAACTATTAACTCTGCTCTTCAATTATCACGTATCGGTGGTGGTGTAGGTATCAACTTATCTAACCTACGTGCCGCTGGTGATCCAATTAAGCATATTGAAGGAGCTGCTTCTGGTGTAGTTCCAGTTATGAAATTACTTGAAGATAGTTTTTCATATTCTAACCAATTAGGACAACGTCAAGGTGCCGGTGCCGTTTACCTAAGTGTATTCCATCCCGATATCGTTTCTTTCCTATCAGCTAAAAAAGAAAATGCCGATGAAAAGATTCGTGTTAAGACTTTATCACTAGCGGTCACTGTACCTGACAAGTTCTATGAATTAGCTAAAAATGATGAAGACATGTACTTGTTCAGTCCTTACGATGTTGAACGTATTTATGGAAAGCCATTCTCTTACGTTGACATTACCAAGGAATACGACAACATGGTTAACAATGATGAAATTAAGAAAACTAAGATTAGTGCTCGTGAACTAGAAACTGACATCAGTAAGTTACAACAAGAATCTGGTTACCCATACATCATCAATATTGATACTGCTAACCGTGATAACCCTATCGATGGAAAGATTGTTATGAGTAACTTGTGTTCTGAAATTATGCAAGTTCAAGAACCATCAACTGTTGATAACCAACAACATTACACTGATTTAGGTACTGATGTATCATGTAACCTAGGTTCTACTAATATTGTTAACTTAATGGCTAGTCCAGACTTTGGTAAATCAGTTGACTCAATGGTTCGTGCTTTAACATTTGTAACTGATCATTCTCATATTGATGTAGTACCTTCCATTCAAAATGGTAATGACTTATCTCACAGTATTGGTCTTGGTGGTATGGGACTTCACAGTTTCTTAGCTAAGAACAAGATTCAATATGGTTCTGATGAAGCTATTGAATTTACTGGTGTTTACTTTATGTTATTAAACTACTGGACACTAGTTGCTTCCAACAAGATTGCTACTGAAAGAAACCAAACTTTCCACAATTTTGATAAGAGTAAATATGCTGATGGAAGTTACTTCGACAAATACATCAACAAATCATGGGGTCCAAAATCTGATGTAGTTAAATCACTATTTGATGGCATCTTCATTCCTCAACCTAGCGATTGGGAAGCTCTTAAGAAGAATGTTATGGAACATGGTTTATACCATCAAAACAGAATGGCAGTTGCTCCTAATGGATCAATCTCATACATTAATGATTCAACTGCTAGTTTGCACCCTATCATTAGTAAGATTGAAGAAAGATATGAATCTAAGACTGGTAAGATTTACTATCCAGCTCCATACTTATCTAATGACACTATCAAATACTATCAATCAGCTTACGATATTGATATGCGTAAAGTTATCGATACCTATGCTGCTGCACAAGAACATGTTGATCAAAGTTTGAGTCTAACTTTATTCATGCGTTCCACTATTCCAGAAGGTTTATACGAATGGAAAGATGGTCGTACTAATAAAATGACTACTCGTGACTTAACTATTCTAAGAAATTATGCTCACGCTAGAGGCATTAAGTCACTTTACTACGTAAGAACTTACACTGATGATAACCAAGAAGTCGGTGTCAACGAATGTGAAAGTTGTTCAATCTAA
- the nrdF gene encoding class 1b ribonucleoside-diphosphate reductase subunit beta — MDNYKAINWNAISDQIDKATWEKLTEQFWLDTRIPLSNDLADWRTLDDDHKWLVGHVFGGLTLLDTLQSQDGMAALRKDVATPHETAVLNNIQFMESVHAKSYSSIFSTLNTPEEISEIFDWSDSEEFLQNKAKRIYDLYHDDSNPLKKKISSVFLETFLFYSGFYTPLWYLGHNKLPNVAEIIKLILRDESVHGTYIGYKFQIGFNKLSDNQQQDLKDWMYNFLYDLYSNEEKYTHMLYDQVGWSDDVLKFIRYNANKALMNLGQDPLFPDTAEDVDPIVMNGISTSTANHDFFSQVGNGYRLGKVEAMKDNDYKIWYPKDNK, encoded by the coding sequence ATGGATAATTACAAAGCTATCAACTGGAATGCTATTAGTGATCAAATTGATAAAGCTACCTGGGAAAAATTAACTGAACAATTTTGGTTAGATACTAGAATTCCTCTTTCCAATGATTTAGCTGACTGGAGAACTCTAGATGATGACCACAAATGGTTAGTTGGACATGTCTTCGGTGGCCTTACCCTTCTAGACACTCTTCAATCACAAGATGGAATGGCAGCTCTTAGAAAAGATGTAGCTACTCCACATGAAACAGCTGTATTAAACAACATCCAATTCATGGAATCTGTTCATGCTAAAAGTTATTCATCTATCTTTTCTACTCTAAATACTCCAGAAGAAATTTCTGAAATCTTCGACTGGAGTGATTCAGAAGAATTTCTACAAAACAAAGCTAAACGCATTTATGATTTATACCATGATGACTCTAATCCACTAAAAAAGAAGATTTCTAGTGTATTCCTAGAAACTTTCTTGTTCTACTCTGGTTTCTACACACCACTATGGTATTTAGGTCACAATAAGTTACCTAATGTTGCTGAAATTATTAAATTAATTTTGCGTGATGAATCTGTTCACGGTACCTACATTGGTTACAAATTCCAAATTGGTTTTAATAAATTAAGCGATAATCAACAACAAGATCTAAAAGACTGGATGTACAACTTCTTATATGACTTGTACTCTAACGAAGAAAAATACACTCATATGCTATATGACCAAGTTGGTTGGAGCGATGATGTACTTAAATTCATTCGTTACAATGCTAATAAGGCGCTTATGAACTTAGGTCAAGATCCTCTATTCCCTGACACAGCTGAAGATGTTGATCCAATCGTTATGAATGGTATCTCCACTTCCACTGCTAACCATGACTTCTTCTCACAAGTTGGTAATGGTTACCGTCTAGGTAAAGTTGAAGCAATGAAAGACAACGACTACAAGATTTGGTATCCAAAAGATAACAAATAA
- the mprF gene encoding bifunctional lysylphosphatidylglycerol flippase/synthetase MprF, with amino-acid sequence MKALFKKCADWINRHMTLVKVLFVLFVLVVVVHVIFSVSREISGEQMERSFATLSPWSIFIMIILGFVAVSPMLIYDFTIVDFLPGKFKKTYIAKTGWITNTLTNIAGFGGVLGASMRSSFYSKNATKKQILYAISKIVIFLLAGLSTYCWIALIMMFSFGFGTNSHDWWWWIVLVLGGLYFPILLLFTRKNDSEYFKDLTLKLELQLILGSCLEWLGCAGLFMIIGAFMHQPINLIAVFPVFVVANVVGVASLVPGGLGSFEGTMLLGLTFIGVSPSSAAVWLLLYRAFYYIFPVALGIVFLVFDILQRLNNFLDDIPKLIVQKLAHVFITVFMYFSGIMMLLLAVIPNLVLVNRFYVSLEPYSFYFLDQLTTVIVAFLLIGFARGFGSKVKKAFWPTTVILLISMGNTLWKEDFPPVMIVLSLILVICLWLSYGVLYRDKFTYSWGHALVDLFIFGISFVIYAIIGLLTNFKFAVFHWTNSYLFPSPQVWFAGFLGLILACLILVLTYRFLSYSKVDWLDQPFDAERVSNVINDFGGNEVSHLAYVRDKSIYFYQEDGKDQLFFMYKCRANKIIVMGEPIGNLDKLEPAIDQFIDDSDNIGYSLVFYEIGEELTMLLHEKGFSFTKAGEEGHVALDTFSISGKKHRGERALMNKFDRDEYKFEIIQPPFSDEFIKELKDVSDDWLHGKPEKGFSLGYFDKYYLNQAPIAVMKDKDNQVVAFANIMPTGDHEMTSIDLMRSSEAAPSGIMDGIFINLFNYVKDEGYKFFNLGMAPLSNVGESRYSFLDEKICNLIYKYGTAFYSFQGLRSYKEKYVSKWAPKYISYRRGNSLVFTMLQLLKLVNEHIDTNESKKSWLCKMLKK; translated from the coding sequence TTGAAAGCTTTATTTAAGAAATGTGCAGATTGGATTAATCGACACATGACTTTAGTGAAAGTGCTTTTTGTACTTTTTGTTCTTGTTGTCGTGGTACATGTTATTTTCTCAGTATCACGTGAAATTAGTGGAGAACAAATGGAAAGAAGTTTTGCAACACTTTCACCTTGGTCAATATTTATAATGATAATATTGGGATTTGTTGCTGTATCACCAATGTTGATATATGATTTCACAATTGTTGATTTTCTACCAGGAAAGTTTAAGAAAACATATATTGCAAAGACGGGTTGGATTACTAATACCTTAACCAATATCGCCGGATTTGGTGGCGTGTTAGGTGCTAGTATGCGATCGAGTTTTTATAGCAAAAATGCCACTAAAAAACAAATATTATATGCAATTTCGAAGATAGTAATATTCTTATTAGCTGGATTGTCAACTTATTGTTGGATTGCGTTAATTATGATGTTTAGCTTCGGTTTCGGAACTAATAGTCATGATTGGTGGTGGTGGATAGTATTAGTCTTAGGTGGATTATACTTCCCAATTCTTTTACTATTCACTAGAAAAAATGACTCTGAATATTTCAAAGACTTGACCCTTAAATTAGAATTACAACTTATTTTAGGCTCATGTTTAGAATGGCTAGGATGTGCTGGATTATTTATGATTATTGGTGCATTTATGCATCAACCTATTAATTTAATAGCAGTATTTCCAGTCTTCGTTGTAGCCAACGTAGTAGGGGTTGCTTCCTTAGTTCCTGGTGGATTAGGTAGTTTTGAAGGAACTATGTTACTAGGATTAACTTTTATTGGAGTTTCTCCAAGTAGTGCAGCTGTATGGTTGCTATTATATCGTGCTTTCTACTACATTTTCCCAGTCGCATTAGGAATCGTTTTCCTAGTTTTTGATATTTTACAAAGATTAAACAATTTCTTAGATGATATTCCTAAGTTAATTGTACAAAAGTTAGCACACGTATTTATTACCGTGTTTATGTATTTCTCAGGAATAATGATGTTATTATTAGCAGTTATTCCTAACTTAGTATTAGTTAATAGATTCTATGTTTCATTAGAACCATACTCGTTCTACTTTTTAGATCAATTAACAACTGTTATTGTGGCATTCCTATTAATTGGATTTGCCCGTGGATTTGGTTCTAAAGTTAAAAAGGCTTTCTGGCCTACAACTGTTATTCTATTAATTTCAATGGGAAATACTCTTTGGAAAGAAGATTTTCCACCTGTAATGATAGTACTATCATTAATTTTAGTAATTTGTTTATGGTTAAGTTATGGTGTGCTATATCGTGATAAATTCACTTATTCATGGGGACATGCATTAGTTGATTTATTCATTTTTGGAATTTCTTTTGTAATCTACGCAATTATTGGATTATTAACTAATTTCAAATTTGCGGTATTCCATTGGACTAATTCTTATTTATTCCCATCACCACAAGTATGGTTTGCTGGATTCTTAGGATTAATATTAGCCTGCTTGATTTTAGTCTTAACTTACCGTTTCTTATCCTACAGCAAGGTAGATTGGTTAGATCAACCATTCGATGCTGAACGTGTAAGCAATGTAATTAATGACTTTGGTGGAAATGAAGTTAGTCATTTAGCATATGTAAGAGATAAAAGTATCTATTTCTATCAAGAAGATGGAAAAGATCAATTATTCTTTATGTATAAATGTCGTGCTAACAAGATTATTGTAATGGGTGAACCTATTGGTAATCTTGATAAGCTAGAACCTGCCATTGATCAATTTATCGATGATAGTGATAATATTGGTTATTCACTAGTATTCTATGAAATTGGTGAAGAATTAACTATGTTACTACACGAAAAAGGATTTAGTTTTACAAAAGCAGGGGAAGAAGGACACGTTGCTTTAGATACTTTCAGTATTTCTGGTAAAAAGCATCGTGGTGAAAGAGCTTTGATGAATAAATTTGATCGTGATGAATATAAATTTGAAATTATTCAACCACCATTTTCTGATGAATTTATTAAAGAACTAAAGGATGTTTCTGATGACTGGTTACATGGAAAACCAGAAAAAGGATTCTCTCTAGGTTACTTTGATAAATATTATTTAAATCAAGCTCCTATTGCAGTTATGAAAGATAAAGATAACCAAGTAGTAGCTTTTGCTAACATTATGCCAACTGGTGATCATGAAATGACTTCTATTGATCTAATGAGATCAAGTGAAGCTGCACCATCAGGTATTATGGATGGAATATTTATTAATTTATTTAACTACGTAAAGGATGAAGGATACAAATTCTTTAATCTAGGAATGGCTCCATTATCCAACGTGGGTGAATCTAGATACAGTTTCTTAGATGAAAAGATTTGTAACTTAATCTACAAATATGGTACTGCTTTCTATAGCTTCCAAGGATTAAGATCATATAAAGAAAAATATGTTAGTAAATGGGCTCCTAAGTATATTTCATACCGTCGTGGTAATTCACTAGTATTTACCATGCTTCAATTATTGAAGTTAGTAAATGAACATATTGATACAAATGAAAGTAAGAAATCATGGTTATGTAAAATGCTTAAAAAATAG
- the rplL gene encoding 50S ribosomal protein L7/L12 has translation MAFDKDNIIEQIKEASITDLNDLVKAIEEEFDVSAEAAVAPAAGGADGAAKDSFTVELTGAGNQKVKAIKVVREITGLGLKDSKDLVDNAPSVVKEDVKEDEANDIKSKLEEVGAEVTVK, from the coding sequence ATGGCTTTTGATAAAGATAACATTATTGAACAAATTAAAGAAGCTTCAATCACTGACTTAAACGACTTAGTTAAGGCAATTGAAGAAGAATTCGACGTTTCAGCTGAAGCAGCTGTTGCTCCAGCTGCTGGTGGTGCTGATGGTGCTGCTAAAGACTCATTCACTGTTGAACTAACTGGTGCTGGTAACCAAAAGGTTAAGGCAATCAAGGTTGTTCGTGAAATCACTGGTTTAGGTCTAAAAGACTCAAAAGACTTAGTTGACAACGCACCTTCAGTTGTTAAAGAAGACGTTAAAGAAGACGAAGCTAACGACATCAAGTCAAAACTTGAAGAAGTTGGTGCAGAAGTTACTGTTAAGTAA
- the rplJ gene encoding 50S ribosomal protein L10, translated as MPKKEVIDAKAKRVDAITEKFNNADTAIVVNYRGLNVAEVTDLRKQLRDAGVSFNVIKNNIAVRASKNAGYEELGDLFKGPTAVAFSDEDPIAPAKVLKHFADNTDAVEIKGGVLENKVSTLEEIDEFASLPTREESITKLAIMLQSPVRKFAVAVKAVAEKGDDGDAA; from the coding sequence ATGCCAAAAAAGGAAGTAATTGACGCTAAGGCAAAACGTGTAGATGCTATTACAGAAAAGTTTAACAATGCTGATACTGCTATTGTAGTTAACTACCGTGGTTTGAACGTTGCCGAAGTTACTGATTTACGTAAACAATTACGTGATGCAGGTGTTTCATTCAACGTTATTAAGAACAACATTGCCGTACGTGCTTCAAAGAATGCTGGTTACGAAGAACTAGGAGACTTATTCAAGGGTCCTACTGCCGTAGCATTCTCTGATGAAGATCCTATTGCACCAGCTAAGGTATTAAAGCACTTTGCTGACAATACTGATGCTGTTGAAATCAAGGGTGGTGTTCTTGAAAACAAGGTATCTACTCTTGAAGAAATTGACGAATTCGCTAGTCTACCAACTCGCGAAGAATCAATTACAAAACTTGCTATCATGTTACAATCACCTGTTCGCAAGTTCGCTGTTGCTGTTAAAGCAGTTGCAGAAAAGGGCGACGATGGCGACGCAGCCTAA
- the rplA gene encoding 50S ribosomal protein L1, translating to MAQKRGKKYQDALKQVDRNKAYSVEDAVELVKKIDFAKFDSTVEVVFNLDVDTKQADQQLRGAVVLPNGTGKDQKVVVFAKGDKAKEAEEAGADVVGDADLAEKIQNGWLDFDVAIATPDMMAQVGRLGRVLGPKGLMPNPKTGTVTMDVKKAVSDSKSGKVTYRTDRDGNVAVIIGKSSFDADKLVGNFKTIEDLIVKNRPASVRGTYIKNLSVSTTFGPGVKVDLESF from the coding sequence ATGGCTCAAAAAAGAGGTAAAAAGTATCAAGATGCTCTTAAACAAGTAGACCGTAACAAGGCTTACTCAGTTGAAGACGCTGTTGAACTTGTTAAGAAAATTGATTTTGCTAAGTTCGATTCAACTGTTGAAGTTGTATTTAACTTAGATGTTGACACTAAACAAGCTGATCAACAATTACGTGGTGCTGTTGTACTACCAAATGGTACAGGTAAAGACCAAAAAGTTGTTGTATTTGCTAAAGGTGACAAGGCTAAAGAAGCTGAAGAAGCCGGCGCAGATGTTGTTGGTGACGCTGATTTAGCTGAAAAGATTCAAAATGGTTGGTTAGACTTTGATGTTGCTATCGCAACACCAGACATGATGGCTCAAGTTGGTCGTTTAGGACGTGTACTTGGACCTAAAGGTCTAATGCCAAACCCTAAGACTGGTACAGTTACTATGGATGTTAAGAAAGCTGTTTCAGATTCTAAGTCAGGTAAGGTTACTTACCGTACTGACCGTGATGGTAACGTTGCTGTTATCATTGGTAAGTCATCATTCGATGCTGATAAATTAGTTGGTAACTTCAAGACAATTGAAGACTTAATTGTTAAGAACCGTCCAGCTTCAGTTCGTGGTACTTACATTAAGAACCTATCAGTTTCAACAACCTTTGGACCAGGTGTTAAGGTTGATCTAGAATCATTCTAA
- the rplK gene encoding 50S ribosomal protein L11, which produces MAKKVANVVKLQIPAGKATPAPPVGPALGQAGINIMGFTKEFNARTADQAGYLIPVVISVYEDRSFDFITKTPPASILLKKAAGVEHGSGEPNTNKVASVTKDQVKEIAETKMKDLNAADVEAAMRMIEGTARSMGFTVEG; this is translated from the coding sequence GTGGCTAAAAAAGTAGCTAACGTAGTTAAATTGCAAATTCCTGCGGGTAAAGCAACACCTGCTCCTCCAGTTGGACCTGCATTGGGTCAAGCTGGTATCAACATTATGGGATTCACTAAGGAATTTAATGCTCGTACTGCTGATCAAGCAGGATATTTAATTCCGGTTGTAATCTCTGTATATGAAGATCGTTCATTCGATTTCATTACTAAGACACCACCTGCTTCAATTCTATTGAAGAAGGCTGCTGGTGTTGAACATGGTTCCGGTGAACCAAATACTAACAAGGTTGCTAGTGTAACTAAGGACCAAGTTAAGGAAATCGCCGAAACTAAGATGAAAGATCTAAACGCAGCTGATGTTGAAGCCGCAATGCGTATGATCGAAGGTACTGCTCGTAGTATGGGATTCACTGTTGAAGGTTAA
- the nusG gene encoding transcription termination/antitermination protein NusG, with the protein MESAKKQWYVIHTYSGYENKVKTNLDSRKESMGMSNYIFRVVVPETEEHEVKNGVDKVKMDKTFPGYVLVEMVMTDESWYIVRNTPGVTGFIGSHGQGSKPTPLLPDEVELVLSRLGVAQEKQELDAEVGDTITIVDGAFAELTGKIIEKDDEKGKLKVNIDMFGRETTAELDFNQVEPILK; encoded by the coding sequence ATGGAATCAGCAAAAAAACAATGGTATGTTATTCATACTTATTCTGGTTATGAAAATAAAGTTAAGACTAACCTAGATTCACGTAAAGAATCCATGGGTATGTCAAACTATATTTTTAGAGTAGTCGTACCAGAAACTGAAGAACATGAAGTTAAAAATGGTGTCGATAAAGTTAAGATGGACAAAACTTTCCCTGGTTACGTACTAGTTGAAATGGTAATGACTGACGAATCATGGTACATCGTTAGAAATACACCAGGTGTTACTGGATTTATCGGATCACATGGTCAAGGTAGTAAACCAACACCATTACTTCCTGATGAAGTAGAATTAGTACTAAGCCGTTTAGGCGTAGCTCAAGAAAAACAAGAATTGGATGCAGAAGTGGGCGATACTATTACTATTGTAGATGGTGCTTTTGCTGAATTAACTGGTAAGATCATTGAAAAAGATGATGAAAAAGGTAAATTAAAGGTTAATATTGATATGTTTGGCCGTGAAACCACTGCTGAATTAGACTTTAACCAAGTAGAACCAATTCTTAAATAA
- the secE gene encoding preprotein translocase subunit SecE translates to MKLINFFKSVGTEMKAVVWPNGHQTKIDTSIVVGMSVLFAIFFAIIDWAIQSGLLFL, encoded by the coding sequence ATGAAATTAATTAACTTTTTTAAGAGTGTTGGTACTGAAATGAAAGCCGTTGTTTGGCCTAATGGACATCAAACTAAGATTGACACAAGCATAGTAGTAGGAATGTCTGTCTTATTTGCAATTTTCTTTGCAATCATTGATTGGGCTATTCAATCCGGACTATTGTTCCTATAA
- the rpmG gene encoding 50S ribosomal protein L33: MSQKKVALECSVCGSRNYTTSVGNNHENRLEVKKYCKHCEKSTLHKETR; this comes from the coding sequence ATGTCACAGAAAAAAGTTGCACTAGAATGCTCAGTATGTGGTTCAAGAAACTACACAACTAGCGTTGGTAATAATCATGAAAATCGTTTAGAAGTTAAAAAATATTGTAAGCATTGTGAAAAATCTACATTACACAAAGAGACCCGTTAG
- a CDS encoding sigma-70 family RNA polymerase sigma factor, producing MRRTDELDLKLIQDFHNGKEEESIKELFYKYLPLIVGLWSRYPFSDLELDDWKQECTIILIRNLKKYHKNMNNSFGTLFKSSVFNRYKDQLRRRNAMKRIPEDKMIYESSIEEQGGIYTVRDKSNIDPLRNLDTKIIFELLIKKLTDFELEVLKSNLIKINNENCEAILNMREQFCRKYKDGDRQFMNCRRNIRSKLREVIDYLQGEWDNDAHH from the coding sequence GTGAGAAGAACTGATGAATTAGATTTAAAATTGATACAAGATTTTCACAATGGAAAAGAAGAAGAATCCATCAAAGAACTTTTTTATAAGTATTTACCACTTATAGTAGGGTTATGGAGTAGATATCCTTTCTCAGACTTAGAGTTGGATGACTGGAAACAGGAATGCACGATAATATTAATACGCAATTTGAAAAAATATCATAAAAATATGAATAATAGTTTTGGAACTTTATTTAAGTCCAGCGTTTTTAATCGATATAAAGATCAATTACGCAGAAGAAACGCTATGAAGAGAATACCTGAAGATAAAATGATTTATGAGTCTTCCATTGAAGAACAGGGTGGTATTTATACTGTAAGAGATAAAAGCAATATAGATCCACTAAGAAATTTGGATACTAAAATTATATTTGAATTACTTATAAAAAAGTTAACTGATTTTGAATTAGAGGTACTAAAGAGTAATTTAATCAAAATAAATAATGAAAACTGTGAAGCCATACTGAATATGAGAGAACAATTCTGTAGAAAATATAAAGATGGCGATAGGCAATTTATGAATTGTAGAAGAAATATTAGAAGCAAACTTCGCGAAGTGATTGATTATTTACAAGGTGAATGGGATAATGATGCACATCATTGA
- a CDS encoding NYN domain-containing protein, translating to MKKQLLLIDGYNVIGNWPELNQLKLADRLADARDRLIDIIAEYKKYRDLDMQIIFDAMYVPGLSKKDNKHNLDIIWTNKDETADSYIEAYARQKQSRFVQVVVVTSDQAEQWTVFSAGALRISARELLRDVKRSKQEIKHQVHNYTHQSRVRITPWSQDQLLELEHLRDNLSDK from the coding sequence ATGAAAAAACAGTTACTACTAATTGATGGCTATAATGTGATTGGAAATTGGCCTGAATTAAATCAATTAAAACTGGCGGATCGCTTAGCGGATGCTAGAGATAGATTAATTGATATCATAGCTGAATATAAAAAATATCGTGATTTAGATATGCAAATTATTTTTGATGCTATGTATGTGCCGGGATTATCCAAAAAAGATAATAAACACAATTTAGATATTATATGGACTAATAAAGATGAAACTGCAGATAGTTACATCGAAGCTTATGCTAGACAAAAACAATCACGATTTGTACAAGTAGTGGTGGTTACTTCTGATCAAGCTGAACAATGGACGGTTTTTTCAGCGGGAGCATTAAGAATATCTGCAAGAGAATTGTTGAGGGATGTTAAGCGTTCTAAACAAGAAATTAAGCATCAAGTTCATAATTATACCCACCAATCTAGAGTTAGAATTACTCCATGGTCACAAGACCAGTTATTAGAGTTGGAGCATCTTCGAGATAATCTTTCTGATAAATAA